In Nitrospirota bacterium, the DNA window GGCATCATCTCTGTGTGGATTGGTTGAATAAATAATTCCACTGGACACTGCATCCACCATAACCATACATCCGACTGCCATTTTGAAATTGCTGATGTCATAGCCAAGTTGCTTCATATAAATCACTGCTTTTTCTGAAAACAGGCTGGCAATGACCTTCTTGTATGCCTCCTCAACAGCGCCGCCTTCCAAAGGCACATTCAAAACGGTCTCGAATTGTCCTGCAAAGGAAAACTCTCTGTCTTCTTCCTCTGCACTGCTCCTCACGGCAAGGAAACAGTCTCCTCCGCATCTCTTTCTTATCTCCTCAAGGGCTTTACCAATAGCAATCTCAAGGTCAGGTAGAATCTCTGAGTTGATAATTGAATCCTGCAATTCCTTGAGTTTTGATTCTGCTGTATTAACATCAATGGCATTTATGCTTTCTTGTAGATTATTGTGTTTTATAAATTCATCAAAGGCATGAGTTGTTACGGAAAAGGCTTCAGGCACATTGAGTTTCAGATAATTCTTTAACTCGGATAGGTTTGCGTTCTTGCCACCGACAACGGGATATTTATCCCACGGGATATTCTCATAGAAAATGACCATCTCATCTGTTGATTGGATTCTGCCGTTAAGCGCTCCTCTTATCTGCCCGTCAATGCGGTTGAATGTTTCATGCAGTTGTGAGTAACTATTTTGTGTAAGCATGTCAAAGCCCTGCAGCGAATCTTTGACGGCAGCTGTCAACTCTGAATATGCTCCCTTAATGTAGTTGATGTCAAAGAGGTAATCTCCGCTGAGCTTTTCCCCCATATCGGTAATAATCTCCAGCGCCCTCGTGTTATTTTTAAGCACGTCCTTGAAGCGTTCAAAAAGAACATTAAAGGGCAGTCCCCTTTTATGTCCGAAAAGGGATTTTAAATCCTCTATAACCTTTATCATTTCTTCTTGCTCAATGCCCGCTGTATGGATGTCTTCAATTCCTTTATCTTCACAGGCTTTGGGAAAAAATCATGCACCTTTCCCCTCAGCGCCTCTATAGCTGTATCAAGATTGGCAAAAGCAGTAATCATTATGACATCGGTTTCCGGATACAAATTCTTTACAGTTCTTAAGACATCCATGCCGTCTATGCCCTTCATCTTGTAGTCTGTAACAACCACATCAAACCTTCCCTCTTTCAATCTCGCAAGGGCAGGTTCTGCATTCAGGAATGTCTCCACAATATAGCCTTCCTGTTCGAGGGACATCTTTGCCATATCGCAGACTATCTTTTCATCGTCTATAACCATAACCCTATACTGGTTCATTTGACCTCCTCGCGGATTAGTGCATCGCCGACTTCAGTGTAAACAGGCAACTCTATGGTAAAGGTTGTGCCTTCGCCGATCCAGCTTTCGACCCTGATATCGCCCTTATGGTTTTTGATTATGCCGTAACTGACCGATAAACCGAGTCCTGTCCCGCCTTCCCCCTTTGTTGTGAAAAACGGATCGAAGACATGCGGCAGAAATTCCGGGGGTATCCCTTTCCCGTTATCCGTAACGTCAACCTCTACAAATCCCTTTCGAACTCCTTTCCGCGAGAATATGAACAGACTGCCGCCGTGTGGCATTGCATGAAGCGCATTTGTGATGAGGTTTACAAGCACCTGCTGTATCTGATGCGCATCGATGAAAACAGACGGGAGCCCGTCTTCAAGGTTTGTCTTTGCATCGACGTTGGCGACATCTATCATGTTCTGCATAAGATTCAAAGTCTTCCGTACCACGACGTTGATGTCCGCCTGCTTCAGGTTAGCCTCTTTAGGCCGTGAGAAATCCAGCAGGTTCCTGACGATTTTTTTTATCCTTTCGGTCTCTGCATCAATCTTTTTCATGAAGTCGATTCTCTGATCTTCCGTCAGGGACCGATAAAGCTCGTCGTATGTCTGGGCGATCATGGATATGTTGTTCAGGGGGTTGGTAAGTTCATGCGCCACGCCCGCGGTAAGGACGCCGAGGGAGGCGAGTTTTTTTGATTGGATTATCTGTTCCTCGCGGTTTCTAAGTTCCTCAGACATGGTGTTAATAGCGCTGATAACCGAGCCGAACTCATCCTTGCTCCTTATCCCCGGTATTGTCGCAAATTTGCCCTCGGTTATCGACGCCGCCAGAGTTTCTATCTTCTTTAGCGACTTCAGTATCCGCTGTGAAATAAAATGGCTTACGGCTATTGCAAAGGCAAGCACAACCCAGAAAGAGGAAAACAGAATTTTCTTTGAACCCTCAATAATCTCGTTAACACGCTTCCTTTCAAGTTTCGTCATGGATTCTGAGAATTCCCTGAGTTTCTTGCCGGCGTCCCTGAGCCTCAGTTCCATCTGTACGTCCCTGTTATTGCCGTTCTGTCGGACCTCACCGATCAATGCGGAATATCTATTCAGATGTGACTTCAGAGTATTAATATCTGCCTCTCCAATCGCCTTGACGATATCTGCTTTTACCTGCTCTATGGAAGCCGTGGTTTGATCTATCTTCTCTTTGATCTCGTCAAGCGCAGTCCTGTCATTATAAAGAAAGTAGTTCTTCTCGGAAAGTCGCATCTCCAGAAATGCCGTATTCATATCGTCGGCTATTTCGACAAACTTGAGCTTTGTAAGAATGAGATTCAGGTTCTGGAATGCAAAAAATCCTATCAGTAAAATCAGGGCGACATTAAAAATATTGTAAAGTATGATTTTTCGTTCTATCTTCATGCATCAATTACCGCCTAAAAGTATGGACGGTCTCAGGACAAGCTGAAGGGTCATCTGAACAGCCACCAAGAGGAGTATGAATGCAAGAAACAGTTTCAGATGTTCTCCCTTCAATTTCCTTCCAAAGACCACACCTATCTGGGTTCCGATTGTGGACCCCATGAGCAGGAGCACAGCAAGTATAAAGTCCACCGAATGGTTGGTATATGCCTGAAGAAAAGTGACCTCTATGGATGTAAATAAAATTATGAATAGACTTGTCCCTATCACAACGTGCAAGGGCATTCTCAACATATATACCATCACGGGAATCATCAGGAATCCGCCGCCAACACCCATTATGCCGGCCAAGATTCCTACAACCACTCCGAGCAAGATGGGAACCAGCAGAGAATGACTAATGCCTGACTTTTCAAAATATGTCTGGAGCGGAAGGTTTTTAAGAAAAACCGCCAATCCTGACTCTTTTTCTACATGTTCTACGGCCATTTTTTTTCTCTTTAGCTTTGAAAGGGTTTCAGAGAGCATGTATATGCCCACGATCCCGAGTAAAAGCACGTAGGTTACTTTTATCACAAAGTCCGCATTGCCCAGTATATTCAGGATGTTAAGGGCTTCTGCCCCTATAAACCCTCCAAAGAAACTTCCACCGAGAAGACACCATCCCATCTTGAGATCCACATTGCCGAGCTTATGGTGTGCATAGGCGCCGGAGGTCGCCGACCCCACCATCATATTAGTACCTGTGGCGACAGAAACAGTGGGTGATATGCCCAGCATCATAAGCAGCGGTGTAATTAACCATCCGCCGCCTACACCAAACAATCCGGTAAGTATTCCCACAATCAACCCAATCCCTATTGTGATAAGACTGTTGACGCTGGTTAAAGCAACGGGTAAGTAGAGATGCATTATTTCCCTCCTGCAAGAATCTAACTAATTATGACTGACCACCAACACAGGGCAGGGGGCATTGTGGATGACCTTTTCAATTGTATTGCCGCCGAAAATCTTTAACAGGCGCTTTTTCTTTTTCTGAGAGCCGAGAATAATGAGGTCGCATCTTTCCTCTTCAGCGACTTCTATAATATTTTTAGGCGCATCTCCTTCTTCAAGCCTCGTTTTGATGAGCGTTCTTTCAGCCTCCGCAATATCCTGAAACTCTGATACCGCTCTATTACCCCCGCTGTCAAGGACATCTCCGATATTCCTGATGCCGGTAAGGTTAAGCTCTCCCTCATTCGGAGGGATGACTTTAACGACTGTCACCCAGCATTGCTCGTCTCCGGCAAGTTTCAGCCCCTCGGCAAGAACATTCTTTGATCCGTTTACCGCTATCAGTATTTTTCTATATCCTTTCATCTGTTTTATTTCACCGCAAGCACCGGACATTTGGCATTCATTATTACCCTTTCCGTTGTGCTCCCCATAATCGCCTTGCTCACCCCGCGCCATCCGTACGTTCCGATGACAATGAGGTCGTTTTTCAGGCCTGATGATACCTTGACTATCTCTTCAGAAGGGCTGCCCTCCCTGATTTCTGTTTTGACGGTAATGCCCTGCGCAGATGCAATAGACTGAGCGGTATTGAGTATCTTTTCCGCTTCCTGCATCATGCTTTTTCGTATTGATGAGGTCATGAAAAACTCCACCATCTCCTCATACCGGGGCATTGAATAGAGGACTGTAACCTCAGAAGAGTCTATTGCCGATAACTGACAGGCTCTTGTGAGTGCGGTCTTGCTGAATTCCGAGCCGTCAAAAGGGACGAGAATAGATTTATAGGTGCCTGTACATTCTGTGCATGGTTTCTTCACCACTAAGACATCAACTTTTGAATTCACTATCACCCGTGAGGTCACACTCCCCATAAGCAGCCTGTTGAGTCCCCGCCTGCCATATGTCCCCATGACGATGAGGTCTGCGTTCTTCCCTTCAGCAACATCAAGAATAACCTCAGGCGCTTCTCCTTCGCAGAGGAGCGAATCAGCTTCTATGCCGAACTCCGAAACTATTTTCTCTTTTGTCTCCTGACAGAGTTTCCCTCCGATTTTCAGGCGCTTCTCCTGCTGTTCCGGAGCAATGCCGAATTCTTCGGTATCGAAGAAGACAGCGCGGGCAAGGAATAGTTTTCCGCCGTGCCTTTTAACCCAATTAGCAGCCTCAATTAGCGCTGCCTTGCTGTATTTCGAATCGTCATAGCCGACTAATAGTGTTTTATACATGATTAATGCGCGCCTCCGCCTTTTCTGAAGACCATGCCGACACCGAAGCCTGCACCCAGCGCCGCAACTATGGATATGATTCCGTATAAAACGCCGTTGTTTTTCGCCATACCTGCTAAACTCTTTACAATGCCTACCTGTTCTACAAGCACGCTTGATTGTGCAGTCTCAGCAACTTTCCCATTTTTTACTGCATACACAGTAACCGTATAAGTCCCAGGAGGCGCCTGATAAGGCCACTGGGTAAGGATGTAGTATTTCCTTTTTCCGCCCTCATGGCTGAATGATATTTTCCCTGAAGACATTGCGTAGAGTTTTGAATCCTCTTTAAACTTCACAAACTCTTCAAACCATTTTGTTTTATCCGACTCATTGGCAACAGGGCTCATTCCCACATGTTTTTCGAGCGCAGGATACCCGATAACATACTTCTCCATTTCATCCTTGTTTAATATATCCTCGATTTTTTTAGTACTGTGAAGGGCATAGAAGTTCGGTACATGCTCAAGATTCAATGTCCCTACATTCATCCACAAGAACCCTGCCGCTTTGCCTTTTTCCTTCATCACTTGATGCCCTTCCGGAGAGGTGATTTTAACGATTAGGTCAACATCCTGATTAGATATTCCGCTCGCACTTACCGTACTGCCATGATAGAAGAAGTCTATTGTGATATGGTCGTGATTTGCGTTAATCGTAAGTTCTGCCGATGCATTATCTGCAAATGTAAAATTAAAAATTAAAAATTCAAAAATAAGGAATACCAAAATTTTGAATTTTGCACTTTGCATTTTGAATCTTGAATTTTGAATCTTGAATTTTTTCATTAGTGTCCTCCAGCCTGAGACAAAAGCAGGGAAGGCGCCATAGTAAGTTCAAAGATTATCTTTACGGTAACAACAAGTACAATAACCGCAAGGATAATCTTGAGCTGCTCGCCTTTAAGCTTTCTTCCGAAAACAGCGCCGACCTGCGCCCCTATGGTAGAGCCAAGGAGTAAAAGCACTGCAAGCACGAAATCAACATTGTGGTTTGTGTATGCCTGAAGAAAGGTGACCTCTATACAATTAAAAAGAATCTGGAAAAGGCTCGTGCCTACGACAACGTGCATCGGCATCCTCAGAATATAGACCATGACCGGCACCATCAGAAAGCCGCCGCCAACGCCCATGATAGCGGCAAGCACCCCAACAAAGCCTCCAAAGACAATCGGTATTAAAGCAGAATGGGTAACTCCTGATTTTTCATAACGTGTCTTAAGCGGCAAAGACTTGAGTAAACGGGCAACGCCCGATTCTTTCTCGGATTTTGCGTCTTCAGCCTTGTTTTTCTTCATGCTCTGAATGCTCTCAACAAACATGTATGCTCCTGCAATGCCAAGCATCAGGACATAGGTCATTTTTATAACAAAGTCGGCATTCCCCATCTCCTTGAGTATCTTTATTGCCTGAACGCCAAAGAGACCGCCGATGAAACCGCCGATGAGTAAGTGAAAACCCATTTTAAAATCCACGTTGCCGACCTTCCAGTGGGCGTATGTGCCTGATGTGGAAGCGGCGACAATCTGGTTTGAGTCTGTAGCCGCTGCAACTGTTGCAGGAATGCCTAACATAATAAGGAGCGGGGTCATCAGAAAGCCGCCGCCAACACCAAACAGCCCTGATAGCAGACCTACCACCAATCCAAGCCCGATAGGGATGATAATGTTAATACTTGTTAATGCTACGGGTAAATACAGATACATTCAGACAACCTCCCTTTATTAAATTTCATGCGTGCTGCAATTCCTGTTTTGCTATAGTCACTACAGGCCGTGAAGCAGTTTTTACAAGTCTTTGCAGTTCTCTTGCAGACATATTTCCGTTTTTCGTAATGCTCGGGCTTAAAAGCACCATGTCAACAGCAGTTTTGTTCTTAAGAAAACCGCTTATAGCCCCGACAATGCCGTCTTGTGCTGTTTGCAGATTCGCCTCAATGCCCGATGTTTTACACTGATCAATCATGCGGTTTGATTGTCCTTCCGGATTTTCTCTCCGCATAACTTCCCTTGCAGTCTCATACTCGCTTTCCTCTGCAAAGGCTACAGCAGTCATGATGTCTTCGAACCTTTCTTCAAGCCTCTCCTTGTTGACCAGCAGTATCGTAATGCCGTCCTCAAGGGTCTGTGCGAGGTCAATTGCATAGGTCAAACCCTCATCACGATCCTCATTTTGATAGGTAACGAATAAAAGCTGTTTTTTCACCGCGGCTCCCTCCTTCTATTGATTCTCGGGGATTATTAAGCATAAGGGATGCCAGATGTAACACTTTGATAAATAAGGATAAATTAATGAGGCAAATGATTGTGTTTAGAATATGAACAGATGGGATGATGCAGATACTAAAAGATAACTCCTTGAATTAAAAAGATATTTCTGACAGGAATGGAAACGAGGCTATGTGTTTAGAATATGAACAGTGTAAACACTATTCTTCCTTCAATATCTTCCAGAGACTCGTTCTTGATATGCCAAGCGCTTCAGCAGCCTTTGAGCGGTTCCC includes these proteins:
- a CDS encoding HAMP domain-containing protein, coding for MKIERKIILYNIFNVALILLIGFFAFQNLNLILTKLKFVEIADDMNTAFLEMRLSEKNYFLYNDRTALDEIKEKIDQTTASIEQVKADIVKAIGEADINTLKSHLNRYSALIGEVRQNGNNRDVQMELRLRDAGKKLREFSESMTKLERKRVNEIIEGSKKILFSSFWVVLAFAIAVSHFISQRILKSLKKIETLAASITEGKFATIPGIRSKDEFGSVISAINTMSEELRNREEQIIQSKKLASLGVLTAGVAHELTNPLNNISMIAQTYDELYRSLTEDQRIDFMKKIDAETERIKKIVRNLLDFSRPKEANLKQADINVVVRKTLNLMQNMIDVANVDAKTNLEDGLPSVFIDAHQIQQVLVNLITNALHAMPHGGSLFIFSRKGVRKGFVEVDVTDNGKGIPPEFLPHVFDPFFTTKGEGGTGLGLSVSYGIIKNHKGDIRVESWIGEGTTFTIELPVYTEVGDALIREEVK
- a CDS encoding universal stress protein, which codes for MKGYRKILIAVNGSKNVLAEGLKLAGDEQCWVTVVKVIPPNEGELNLTGIRNIGDVLDSGGNRAVSEFQDIAEAERTLIKTRLEEGDAPKNIIEVAEEERCDLIILGSQKKKKRLLKIFGGNTIEKVIHNAPCPVLVVSHN
- a CDS encoding TIGR02186 family protein translates to MKKFKIQNSRFKMQSAKFKILVFLIFEFLIFNFTFADNASAELTINANHDHITIDFFYHGSTVSASGISNQDVDLIVKITSPEGHQVMKEKGKAAGFLWMNVGTLNLEHVPNFYALHSTKKIEDILNKDEMEKYVIGYPALEKHVGMSPVANESDKTKWFEEFVKFKEDSKLYAMSSGKISFSHEGGKRKYYILTQWPYQAPPGTYTVTVYAVKNGKVAETAQSSVLVEQVGIVKSLAGMAKNNGVLYGIISIVAALGAGFGVGMVFRKGGGAH
- a CDS encoding sulfite exporter TauE/SafE family protein codes for the protein MYLYLPVALTSINIIIPIGLGLVVGLLSGLFGVGGGFLMTPLLIMLGIPATVAAATDSNQIVAASTSGTYAHWKVGNVDFKMGFHLLIGGFIGGLFGVQAIKILKEMGNADFVIKMTYVLMLGIAGAYMFVESIQSMKKNKAEDAKSEKESGVARLLKSLPLKTRYEKSGVTHSALIPIVFGGFVGVLAAIMGVGGGFLMVPVMVYILRMPMHVVVGTSLFQILFNCIEVTFLQAYTNHNVDFVLAVLLLLGSTIGAQVGAVFGRKLKGEQLKIILAVIVLVVTVKIIFELTMAPSLLLSQAGGH
- a CDS encoding sulfite exporter TauE/SafE family protein: MHLYLPVALTSVNSLITIGIGLIVGILTGLFGVGGGWLITPLLMMLGISPTVSVATGTNMMVGSATSGAYAHHKLGNVDLKMGWCLLGGSFFGGFIGAEALNILNILGNADFVIKVTYVLLLGIVGIYMLSETLSKLKRKKMAVEHVEKESGLAVFLKNLPLQTYFEKSGISHSLLVPILLGVVVGILAGIMGVGGGFLMIPVMVYMLRMPLHVVIGTSLFIILFTSIEVTFLQAYTNHSVDFILAVLLLMGSTIGTQIGVVFGRKLKGEHLKLFLAFILLLVAVQMTLQLVLRPSILLGGN
- a CDS encoding response regulator, coding for MNQYRVMVIDDEKIVCDMAKMSLEQEGYIVETFLNAEPALARLKEGRFDVVVTDYKMKGIDGMDVLRTVKNLYPETDVIMITAFANLDTAIEALRGKVHDFFPKPVKIKELKTSIQRALSKKK
- a CDS encoding universal stress protein, which translates into the protein MYKTLLVGYDDSKYSKAALIEAANWVKRHGGKLFLARAVFFDTEEFGIAPEQQEKRLKIGGKLCQETKEKIVSEFGIEADSLLCEGEAPEVILDVAEGKNADLIVMGTYGRRGLNRLLMGSVTSRVIVNSKVDVLVVKKPCTECTGTYKSILVPFDGSEFSKTALTRACQLSAIDSSEVTVLYSMPRYEEMVEFFMTSSIRKSMMQEAEKILNTAQSIASAQGITVKTEIREGSPSEEIVKVSSGLKNDLIVIGTYGWRGVSKAIMGSTTERVIMNAKCPVLAVK